The window tatctgTACCTTGTTTGGGTTTTCTAGATGGAATAGACAAAAGGGCAGGAGAGAAAATTAAAGCTTGTTAAATTAGGAATTGGGTCGATAAACGGGtattttgtataaattagaACTACTTAATGATACTGAAGATGTGCTAATTTGTTTTGGAATCATCAACTTTGTGTACTTGTAGCTTTGTTTTGAGTAGTTTTGTGGGCTCTTTAGCTTCTATTAGTGTGATTTAGTAGGTATGATTGATGTGTACTCTTGCACATagaagtttaaattttaaattggctGTTTTGAGCTGCGAATCTTTTGGTGGGCGTGCATGTGCAAggtgccttttattttttttgttccctTGTTGTATTCGGCCAGGATGTGGTGTTTGTGTGGTTTTTTAAACGAATTTAGGTGATTGTAGATGTGCAGTCCTAACTCTTGTCTCTTTTAGATCACATAGAACAATGGTGAAGGCTGTAGCTGTTCTTAATAGCAGTGAAGGTGTCAGCGGCACCATCTTCTTTACCCAAGAAGGAGATGGTAAGTGAAAGCTCCAATAAATTGGTCCTGCAATTTTTGTTGCTCATTTTACTGGATAGTTAATGATATCCGAGCCATTTTTTCTTCAGGCCCAACTACCGTAACTGGAAACCTTTCTGGTCTTAAGCCAGGCCTTCATGGCTTCCACGTCCATGCCCTTGGAGACACCACAAATGGCTGCATGTCAACTGGTATTGCTGAATATCTGGACTTCTTTTTCCCAAAAGGCTTAAGCAACCACTGtagtaaaatgaaaaattaaagaatattcTTTTGTTTCCATGACATCCTTTATGCTCAGTTATTTGGAGTTCTGTTTGCAGGACCACATTTTAATCCTGTAGGCAAGGAGCATGGTGCCCCTGAGGATGAGAATCGTCATGCTGGTGATCTGGGAAATGTCACTGTTGGTGATGATGGTACGCATCACTGTCCATGTTTCTGTAAATAGTTTCTAAAGCACCAGGATTATACTTTTACAACATGAGCTTtcataacaattttattttgttgagtgGTTTCATTTTCCATATTCTTTGTGCACATTTTAAATTAGTCTTTTTGACCAAATTTTGGCTGTGGTAGACAGGTGCCTTGTTAGTAAATCTGGTTTCACACTTGTTGGGTTTGTGACACTTTAAATTTTTGTGATCAGGCACTGCTACGTTCACAATCGTTGACAAACAGATTCCTCTTGCTGGACCACATTCCATTATTGGAAGGGCTGTTGTTGTTCATGGAGATCCTGATGATCTTGGCAAGGGTAATTTATCAATATTTCCTTTCAAGGCTTACGTACTCACTGATGACATTGTTGTATGTGCTGATGAATGATGAGCAGGTGGCCTGGCACTTAACTAGTATTGGATTTCTAGCTTTATGAGTCTGGATTCCTCTAAGCAAACAATTTTGGAGGGTCTGGTTGCTCTCAAAATGAAAGTTCAATTTGTTGAATATAAACTCTAACATAATTTGTTTAGCAAAAACATGCGTtggagctttttttttataaggggTCAGTGATTCCCACAGCACTGCCTCACTGGTACTCTTGCCTATGATCATTATCCTTTCCCAAGTGGACCTTCAATTGTAATTAAGCAGCATCATGTCTTTTGTTGCTGTAGTGATTGATTGTTTCTTTATGCTTTCTGCCTTCTGCCAGGCTATTTAATTGATTACTTTTACTAGTTTGGAATAGGAAAGGAAGAAGATTGTTCATTCATTCTTCATGACTTTTCCTAGGATAGGCAAAGCATGAGCTGTTTACTTTATGATTTCCACATCTACCTAATTTATTGCATCATTCTAAGCAAGTTATGTTAAtagattattgatttttttatttccaggAGGACATGAACTCAGCAAATCCACCGGTAATGCTGGTGGCAGAGTTGCATGCGGTAAGTAGCAAGCTTATTTTTCTaacattaaacaaaataacatgCCATGTTTGTAAACTATTTATGACATTGTTTTGAGTTAGAAGAATTATCAAGAAATGGTGATCAAAGTGTCTGAATCTTCACTCTCTCGGCCTTGATTCATGGTTTCATTAATCTGTCATACTGTCTCATAATTGTAAAGGTTTAGAATATAGCCAAAGACGAATCATATTGACTCCGCCATTCCTTGTGTAGGTATTATTGGTCTGCAAGGTTGAACTGCTTCACTCTGCCACAGCACCGCCATGGTCTCCTGACAATGCAGTCGCACATATATCAACCCTCTAGCTTAAAGAGAGTTCTGATGACCAGTACTCAGCCTGAATAAAAGATCGAACCCTAATATGCTTGTTTGGTGGATTGGTTTTGTAGCCGAAAATGGGGTGTTCtgtttgatctttattttctaCAGCTTGGTTCCTTGTTGGATGGTTCGAATTTTCCTTGAAATGTTGTGTTTACTTCCGGAATTTAAAGAGGTTCCACTCCACAAAATTCCCAGAGAATGGCTGCATCATcaaaaacattcaattaaaaaaaaaaaaaaactaaaactgaaGGGAGATTCATTATACATGTAAGGCATAaattagtataattttttatggctTTGTTGCTGgagtaatttgattttttcacaaggtttattttttttttaaattatgcatatgattaatcttaaaaaactcGATAATATTactgtaaaaattataattttatttgaaaattattaattaatatttttttactgaattcatcctttttttttcaacttttagtaactagaatgaaaaaaaaagttttatgatgaaaatataaataatgaaaactatatgaaccaaatatatatatatatatatatatatagagagagagagagagagattaaaaCTTACTTTTCCAGCCTTGAACaacaataaagcatgaaataagAATTCCCCGTTACTAAAATATCAAGACGATGCCGTCCAAATCTACAGCGCTTACAAGAAAGTCATTCATTGACTTTTTATCTTGTTATTATTActtttctcatatattttttagtttattagtaATAATACTGATAATTCTTCggcgttgtttttttttttcgagacGAGAAATTTATGCGTGGACAATTCTTGGGTTGGTGGTGTCGTGGTTAAATGCTGTGTTCTTAAACCAGCTTTAACTTTATTAAGGgttaattaatgatataattaatattgtaaaaaattaatttattttttaaaaatttaaaatgatattgttttaacttttaaaaaaatcttgaaataatattattttgaatcaatttgaACTCCCTTAATTTATAATCTCAATCTTGAAtcggtttaataactttgattaaatataaaagaaattaaaattgaaaattgaaatacagagttatattttatatatataaatgaggtTCGATTATGTATACAGGCAATAGAAGCAAGGGCATTAATGGATGATACAGTACAAAAGAATTTAtcctcatttaaattttatttttaaacaagtaCAGGTATGCTATTAGCATTAGTAGAAACCAATAGCTCTGGAGTAATTGGACTGATAAGTCAACTAACAGCTTAGTTTCCTGtgaattcttttatatatgttGACTTTTGCATCGTGAAACGACAGACATTACAACTCAAAGAGGTGGAAGGGTGATCTTTATGTTCTTTCCACTCACCAGAACTCTACTTCTCTCATCGATTCAAGTCAGGATCAATACGTATACGTACTCTAGAACAAATAAGTATAATTGAAAGGCGACATAGAATAATACGGGAACTAGATCTGATTATGCTATTTCACAGCGGTGTTTCACCTTGAagctaagacaaaaaaaaaaaaaaacaactcaccATCTCTTGATCAAGCAATGAAGCAGATATATATAAAGCCATGGCTAACACTGTAGCCGAAAAAACATGGCTGACATTTATTCTTAAAGATCTACGTATTCCACTTGCCTCTCCTCCAATCCTTTACCGTGACAATCTCATTGAACTATATACGACAATTAATCTAGTATTTCAAGCTTGTAGTAAATATATTGATTTGGATTATGATTTTGTGCGTGACCGAGTTGCacttaattagacttttcaTCACTCAACACGTCTCCACTAATAATCAAGTATTAAGTAGCAGACATCTTCACCAAACCAATGTCCAAGACCGCTCTCAGCTACTTTCAGAACAAACCCTGCCTCCTATCCCGACATAGTTGGAGGGAGGGTATTAGCAGTAGCAGAAACCAGCAGCTTAGGAGTAACTGGAGTGGTAAGGTTActgaaaaaaatggagaaacaaGGATGGAAACTCCTGCACACCAGCGTATAGTAATTAGTGGAGATACGCTGGAAGACGAAGGAGATCCAATAGCAACTGATTCATCTCAAGATGGTAATTCATGGCAACAAGGAAACTTCAGCAATGGATGATCATATCATGGACTCTAATCTAACCAGATCACCCCAGATAGTGTTCAAATCAACCAAGATGGAGAGTATATCTTCTAGATCATAGCACAGAATTTCATGCAATTTGTTACCATGTTGTTATACTTTATAAATACCATCCACCTCTGCGTTAAAATGTGTAGTGCTGCAGTTCACGTTCTAAGAAACAAAGAAGTTATAagcattatatgtttttttttaaaatttcaaaaccaaacactatattctaaaaataaatttagtcaAGACCAATTTGACTGGaaaatcacacaaatcaattttcttttcttaaaaagaaaaataaaactcgCCTTATCTGCCATTTGCCAATCTTGTCATACAAGGGAATCATATCTATTTccctaataaagaaaaaaataaaatggagcaAATTATGGTAAGAATACTGGGAAATAGCCCATGCCTTCCACTATAAATAGGGCATGAAGCTTCAGCAGTAATACACAACATAGAGTGAAGAAAGAGAGAGCAGACTCCAGACCAAGCCAGCTCCCATTATACATCTCAAGCCCCATCCTGCTAGAAAACAGACAACCAGATGGAAAAAGCTTCAGTCAAGTTTGCCTTCTTCGTTGCCCTACTACTCATTGCATCATGTAATTCCCGGCATGCAATATCTCtttgttaattttcaaaattctttccGGTGAAGATTGCTTCATGGAAAACAGCAcccattatcttcttgtttgagtcttttatttatatatatattgatactAATTAATCAAATGATGGCAGGCTTGCCCAATGAAGCTAACGCAAGGGAGTTCTCAATAAAGCAGCAACAAAGGCAATGTAGAGTTCCCTCTGACTGCACGATCTTGTGCCATGGGTGCACCGTGACACAGTGCACTGCTGGTCGTTGTGTGTGCAATTGTGCTAGCACAATTAGGTCAACAAGCTGAATAATTTCTATGTCCACATTTTAATCTGGGAATAGGGATCAGTGGTCTACCAGCAAATTATCTGTTCTTAGTTAATCTGGGGTTTAGACTGTAGACTGAGCTCTCAAGTAATAAGAAAGTGGCTTTATTGTCCATTGATTTTCTGTTATTaattccttatttttataatttctttttaatcacaGGAACTAAAAGCTATAGAAAGGATCGAGACCAATTACATTCTACACAAGatacatattaaaacaaaaacatttttggaTGAATTTGATTATATATGTGCAAGTATTTATGCCAATGATTTTTAGactaatgtttttataattttttttcaacatcctCTAATATTCAATTATTGGATAAAGGTATGgggattataaaaaataaattaaaaatgcttTAATTACTCTTAATTactgttgaatgataaaaaacagtaattagagttttaattatgaattgataTTTTGAATGGAACTAAATATTTATAGATGTATATATCACAGACAAATTTTAGAAGTAAAgagtaaattgaaatattttctcttttaaataacGGAGTAGAAAGCATATATGTTTCGTAagcttttttttcaatatttttctgaaaaattaattcaaaatacagTTAAATTAAtctctataaattaatattattagagccataaaaattcattaagtaatcaagatattatttagatttaaaattaaaacgggatcaaacaaaaatattatttaatcacggttattaatttattaaaatcatattgtaCTATAATATTGAtacaattttcaaaaaaaatcagaacaatTTTCCAACTAGtatgtatcatttttttttaaattgatcaaaacGATGCCGGGACAACGTGAATCAAAATAGCTATAtcgttatttttataaaaataaaaattagagaatTAGAAAACACACGtttctgaaaaaataattttcatattaCGTTAGTaaacatgttttctttatttttctgttttttttat is drawn from Populus nigra chromosome 5, ddPopNigr1.1, whole genome shotgun sequence and contains these coding sequences:
- the LOC133695235 gene encoding superoxide dismutase [Cu-Zn] 2, which encodes MVKAVAVLNSSEGVSGTIFFTQEGDGPTTVTGNLSGLKPGLHGFHVHALGDTTNGCMSTGPHFNPVGKEHGAPEDENRHAGDLGNVTVGDDGTATFTIVDKQIPLAGPHSIIGRAVVVHGDPDDLGKGGHELSKSTGNAGGRVACGIIGLQG